Sequence from the Salinicoccus sp. Bachu38 genome:
AGAAAACGGGACAGGCGTTCAGTCCTGGATCAGATCAGAGATACGGAAAAATATGGATTCGAGTCCCTTAGACAAAAGATGCCGGAATGGATAGAGACGGCGAAACGACGCATGAAAGAAAAATAGCTGGCCAGACTACGGAAGCACAGCCAGAAATAAGTAGATCTGCAGGAGAGGACTCCTGCAGATTTTTTGTTTCCAAAAATCCTCGCCAGTATACTGTATACAGCTTTCATTTGAGCAAACTGAAAACGTTGCCACCAATGGCATTTATATACTCATGAGCGTATAGTTATCCGTTGGTTTGAATACGTTTGCAGACCGCATGAAAGCGCTTCTGACGCCTTTATCAAAAAGCTTGAAAAAGTCTGATAAAAAGTCCATTATTATGTATAGAGATTTAATATTTTAAGGAGGTTTACTGAATGATACCGTACAAACATGAACCATTTACGGATTTTTCGAAAGAGGAAAACCGTAAGAAGCTGGAAGAAGGTCTGAATACAGTAAAAGGGTATCTTGGTCAGGATTATCCACTGATCATCGGTGGAGAGCATGTCATGACGGATGACAAGAAGGAATCCTACAACCCTGCAAATAAACAGGAAACAATCGGCAACCTGTCCCAGGCGAATCAGGAGCACGCCCAAAAGGCAATGGATGTGGCACTCGAGACATTCGAGTCATGGAGGAAGTATCCTTTCGAATTCCGTTCTGATGTACTGTTCAAAGCAGCAGCGATCATCCGCAAGCGCAAATTCGAATTCACTGCCCTGCTTGTGAAAGAAGGCGGCAAGCCATGGAAAGAGGCGGATGCGGATACAGCAGAAGCAATAGATTTCCTCGAGTACTACGGACGCAATCACCTCAAGCTCAGAGATGGTGAACATGTGGAATCCCGTGCGGGCGAATACAACCAGTTCCACTACATCCCACTCGGTGTAGGTCTCGTCATCTCCCCCTGGAACTTTGCATTCGCAATCATGGCAGGTACAACAGCCGCTTCCATGGTCACGGGCAATACGGTATTACTCAAGCCATCTTCACGCACATCCGTCATTGCGTACAAATTTGTTGAAGTGCTTGAAGAAGCGGGAATGCCGAAAGGCGTCGTAAACTTCATTCCAGGTTCTTCCCGTGATATCGGCGACTACCTTGTCGAACACAAGGATACACGCTTCATCTCATTCACAGGCTCCCGTGATGTCGGCACGAAAATCTTTGAAAAGGCTGCGGTGGTCCAGGAAGGCCAGACACATCTGAAGCGCGTCATCGCGGAAATGGGCGGCAAGGATACAATCGTCGTCGATTCCGATGCGGATCTTGAACTTGCAGCAGAGGCGATCGTCTACTCTGCATTCGGCTTCAGCGGCCAGAAATGTTCAGCCTGTTCCCGTGTCATCGCACTTGAGGACATCCATGACGAACTGCTTGAAAAAGTCGTTGAAAAAACGAAAGATCTCAAAGTCGGCAATCCGGAATCCAACGTTGATGTCGGACCGGTCATTGATGATTCTTCATTGGAAAAAATCAAAAAGTATATTGAAATTGGAAAAGAAGAAGGTAAACTTGAAGTAGGTGGAAATACCGAGAATGAAACGGGCCACTTCGTGTACCCTACCGTATTCTCGGGACTGAAGCATGATGATGTAGTGATGCAGGAGGAAATCTTCGGACCTGTCGTCGGCTTTGCAACAGCGAAGGACTTCGATCAGGCCATCGAGTATGCGAATGCCACAGACTACGGTCTGACAGGTGCTGTCATTACACAGAACCGTCACCATATCGAACAGGCACGCCGCGACTTCCATGTCGGCAACCTGTACTTCAACCGTGGCTGTACAGCAGCAATCGTCGGCTATCAGCCATTCGGCGGATTCAAGATGTCCGGTACAGACTCCAAAGCGGGTGGACCGGATTACCTGGCACTCCACATGCAAGGTAAAACAAGCTCCGAGCAGCTTTAATCTCCACCCCAAACAAAAAGCACAAATAAAACAGCGGGAATCCACCCGCTGTTTTTTAGAAAGGAATGTAAAATGACAAAATCACAAGAAATTATCAAGCAGACAGAACAGTATGGCGCGCCAAACTACAATCCTTTACCGATTGTTATCTCGGAGGCAGAGGGTGTATGGGTCAAGGACCCGGAAGGCAACAAATACATGGATATGCTCAGTGCATATTCTGCAGTCAACCAGGGGCACAGGCACCCGAAGGTCATTCAGGCACTCAAGGATCAGGCGGATAAGCTCACCCTGACATCCCGTGCCTTCCACTCGGACAGGCTGGGTCCATGGTACGAAAAGGTGTGCAAGCTTTCCGGCAAGGAAATGGCACTGCCGATGAACACAGGAGCAGAAGCTGTGGAGACGGCGATAAAAGCAGCACGCCGCTGGGCTTACGATGTGAAGGGCGTAGAGGACGACAAGGCTGAAATCATCGCCATGAACCAGAACTTCCATGGCCGTACACTGGCTGCCGTATCCCTCTCATCAGAAGCGGAATACCGCCGTGGCTATGGTCCACTGCTCGACGGCATCAGACTCGTCGACTTTGGTGATATAGACCAGATCAAGGAAGCCGTTTCTGAAAATACTGCAGCGATACTGCTCGAACCGATACAGGGGGAAGCGGGCATCAATATTCCACCTGAAGGATTCCTTAAGGAAGTGAGGGAATTGTGTGACGAACACAACATCCTCTTCATTGCCGATGAAATCCAGGCTGGGCTTGGGCGTTCCGGTAAAATGTTCGCAACAGACTGGGACGATGTGAAACCGGATATGTACATTCTGGGCAAGGCGCTCGGGGGCGGAGTATTCCCGATTTCCTGCATACTTGCGGACACGGAGGTCCTGAGCGTGTTCAACCCGGGCTCCCACGGGTCCACATTCGGAGGGAACCCGCTTGCCTGTGCAGTTTCTGAAGCAGCGCTGGATGTACTCCTAGATGAAAACCTTGTGGAGCGTTCAAATGAACTTGGAGAATACTTCAAATCCGAGCTCGAAAAGATCGATACGCCCCTGATCAAGGAGATCAGAGGCCGTGGCCTGTTCATTGGAGTCGATCTGACAGAGTCGGCCCGTCCATATTGCGAGGAGCTGAAAGAGCTTGGCATCCTTTGCAAGGAGACGCATGACACGGTCATCCGCTTTGCACCACCTCTTGTCATTTCGAAGGAAGATTTGGATTGGGCGCTTGAGAGAGTGAAGCAGGTACTGTCCAAATAACGCTTTCAAATAGTAATTAATATGTTACAATAACAGTGAAAACAGTTCCATAAAAGAGGCGGATATAAAATGTCAGAGAAATCAAATCTTATCACTTCCACACAAGCAATCATTCATGAAGCTTTGGACAAACTCGGGTTTGATGAGGGAATGTATGAACTGATCAAAGAGCCGATGCGTCTTTTAAAAGTACGCATTCCGGTGCGTATGGATGACGGTTCCGTTAAAGTGTTTACCGGCTATCGTGCGCAGCACAATGATGCTGTTGGGCCGACAAAGGGTGGTGTGCGTTTCCACCCTGATGTCAATGAAGAAGAAGTTGTCGCACTATCCATGTGGATGACTTTGAAATCAGGCATTGTAGACCTGCCGTATGGCGGTGGTAAAGGTGGTATCGTGTGTGATCCACGGGAAATGAGCATTGCTGAAGTCGAGCGTCTGAGCCGCGGCTATGTACGGGCAATCTCCCAGATCGTTGGACCGACAAAGGACATTCCGGCACCGGATGTCTTTACCAACTCCCAGATCATGGCATGGATGATGGATGAGTACAGCATGATTGATGAATTCAATTCCCCAGGCTTCATTACAGGGAAACCGCTCGTTCTTGGGGGGTCCCAGGGCCGGGATCGTGCCACAGCGATGGGTGTCATCCTTTGTCTTGAACAGGCACTCGAAAAGCGCGATAAGAAGATGGACGATATACGCGTAGTCATCCAGGGATTCGGGAACGCAGGAAGCTTCCTGGCCAAGATCCTGTCCGATAAAGGAGCGAAGATCGTCGGCATCTCAGATGCAAACGGCGCCCTCCATGATCCGGATGGACTCGATATCGATTATCTTCTTGACCGTCGTGATAGCTTTGGCATGGTGACCAACCTTTTCGATGATGTACTTGCAGGCGACGAACTCTTCGATATTGACTGCGATGTACTGATTCCGGCAGCGATCGCCAACCAGATCACCGAAAAGAATGCAGACAACATCAAGGCCGATATCATCTGTGAAGCCGCCAATGGTCCGACGACGAAAGAAGCGACCCGGATACTGACGGATAAAGGTGTACTCATCGTACCGGATGTTCTTGCATCCGCAGGCGGAGTCACTGTTTCCTACTTCGAATGGGTCCAGAACAACCAGGGCTACTACTGGGATGAAGAAGAAGTGAATGAAAAGCTTGAGATCAAGCTTAAAAAAGCATTCAATGAAATCTATGACCTCCATGAGAAGCGACATATCGATATGCGTCTTGCGGCTTATATCATCGGCATCAAACGTACCGCAGAAGCTGCGCGCTACAGAGGCTGGGCGTAGCATAAATTGGGCAAGGACCGGACAGAGCATCTGTCCGGTCCTTTTTGTATGCTTATCCACTATCCTATTGATTTATTAGATTTAATGTATTATTATAAATGTTTAAATATATTGAAAATTTATAATAATCATAGCATCATTGGAATCCCTTTATACTATCTGATGGTTGGCAATCGAACATCATATTAGTATAAATATACATAAAAGATTCAGTTCAATGGACAGCAATGATGCCTGAAAAGGAGAGGGAAGCATGACAGAAAAATCTAATCTTATCACATCCACGCAAAGCATCATCCATCAGGCACTGGATAATCTCGGATATGACGAAGGGATGTACGACCTCATCAAGGAACCGCTCAGAGTATTGAAAGTCCGCATACCTGTAGAAATGGATGATGGTTCCATCGAAGTGTTCACAGGATACCGTGCCCAACATAATGATGCTGCAGGACCGACAAAGGGTGGCATCAGATTCCACCCTGACGTCACAGAAGATGAAGTGGTCGCATTGTCCATGTGGATGACTTTGAAAGCCGGAATTGTGGACATCCCCTACGGAGGCGGCAAGGGCGGCGTCGTCTGTGATCCTAGAGTGATGAGTACGAGGGAGCTCGAAGGAGTGGCCCGGGGCTATGTACGGGCTGTCTCCCAGATTGTAGGGCCGACAAAGGACATCCCTGCACCTGACGTCTATACGAATGCCCAGGTGATGGCGTGGATGATGGATGAATACAGCGTCAAGAATTCGGACGATCCATTCGAGTTCATTACAGGAAAGCCGCTTGCTGTAGGCGGGTCGAAAGGCCGTGAAACAGCTACCGCAATGGGAGCGGTCATATGTGTGGAGCAGGCGATGGAAAAAAGGGGCATACCGATCGAAGAGGCACGCATCGTCGTGCAGGGATTCGGGAATGCAGGCAGCTACATATCCAAGATGCTCTATGACAAAGGTGCAAAGATCGTCGGCATCTCGAGATCTTCCCGTGCCCTGTACAATCCGGAAGGGATTGATATAGATTACGTAATCAATAATCGTGAAAAAGTCGATCTTGCAGATCATATGTCAGTCAGCGTCCTCACAAATGAGGAACTGCTTGAGGTCGATTGTGACGTCCTCATCCCGGCAGCGATCGCCAACCAGATTACCGGACTGAATGCCGAACGCGTCAAGGCGGATACCATCTGTGAAGCAGCCAACGGACCGACGACGGAAGAGGCGACACGTATCCTTACTGAAAAGGGCACACTCATCATCCCCGACGTTCTCGCTTCCGCTGGTGGGGTGACAGTTTCCTACTTTGAATGGGTCCAGAACAAGCAGGGTTTCTATTGGGAAGAAGAGGAAATACAGGAACTGCTTGAGAAGAAAATGAAAAATGCATTCGATGCCATATACCGCCTGCATGAAGCACGTAATATGGATATGCGGCTTGCCGCCTACACTGTAGGCATCAAGCGGACTTCGGAAGCCGTCAGATTCAGAGGGTGGGCATAGTACTGGATCCGGCAGACTCCACTCGCCCACAGAACGAAGGCGGGAGGGTGCATGATCCTCGCCCCCCATCACACAGCAGACAATAAAAAGAGCCTGTTCTCCAGTTTTTTGGAGAACAGGCTCTTCATTTTGAAACCTATTCTTTTCTTCTGTCATTCTTCATCTTGTCGATCAGGCGTTCCATCTCTTCGATGTAGTCCCTTTCTGTATCGCGGGACTCCGCGGAGGATGTATCTTCATACACTTTTGGCGCATCGTAATCTGGCGCTTCCGATTTTGTCACGTCTGAATTATAGTCGTATTCGTTTTCGGGCTGTGCCGCTTCCTCTTCACGCTTCTGTGCATCGATCTCCTTCTGGGTGATGATTTCACCTTCCGGAGTCATGTACTTCTTGTTCATCTTGCGTGTTTCACTGTCGAAGTAGCTGTAGATGATCGGAATGATGAACAGTGTCAGGAACGTACTGCTGACGAGACCGCCGATGACGACGATGCCCATCGGCGCGATGAGCTCTGCACCTTCTCCGATGCCGATGGCGAGCGGCAGCATGCCGAGTGCAGTCGTCAGTGCGGTAATGACGATCGGACGGAAACGGTCCTGGACACTCTTCTCGATTGCTTCCAGCACCGGCATGCCTTTTTCCTTCTGCTGGTTGATGTAGTCGACGAGCAGTATCGAGTTGTTGACCACGATACCGAGCAGCAGGATGATGCCAACAAAGGCAATGAGACTGAGCGGGTTGTTTGTGATGAGCAGTGAGAACATCACACCGATGATGCTGAGCGGCAGTGTGAAGATGACGACGAATGGGTGCTTGAATGATTCGAACTGTGCCACCATCACGAGATAGATGAATATGATCCCGAGTGCGATGGCAAGGACGAGCTGAGGCATCGCATCCGTCAGCATTTCAAGGTCGCCGCCGATTGAAGTCTCGGTTTCATCGCTGAAGTCTGCATCATCAACGATGGATTCAACGTGGCTGCCTGCTTCGTTCAGGCTCATGTCAGAAGAATAGCTGACCGTAAGCTCGCTCGTTTCGCGCTGGTCATCACGGTTGATGAGCGGCAGCATTTCCGCTTCTTCAAGTTCAGCCACATCTCCGACGGAGACATATTCCCCCTGGCTGTTGGCAATCTGGATATTCTGAAAGGCATCCACACTGGAGAGGACGCTTTCCGGATATTTGACGTTGATCGTGAGGTAGTCGTCGCCTTCGTCCACAGTGGAGGCGGAAACACCGTTTGTCGCTTCGTAGATCGATGTTCCGATCTCGGCTGGCTGCAGACCGTTCTCACGTGCAGCCGCACGGTCGACGCGGACTTGGAGTTCCTCAATCATGGTTTCACGGCTGGATGTGACGTCTTCAATCTCACCGTCGTCTTCCAGTGCTTCGATGATGATGTCCTCGGACTCCTTCAGGCGGTCGGAGTTCTCATCCGCCACATTCAGGGTCAATGTGTTCGGATTCGATCCGGTACCCGCCTGTGACATCGGATTGACGCTGATGTCTGCAGACTGGTCGACGTTTTCGATTTCGCTTTCGATTTCGCGGATGAACTCATTGGTCGTTACATTGCGTTCACCTGCGTCGACGAGGGTAGCCATGACGTTTCCGACATTGCTTTCATCGACTGGACTCATCGTGGACGATGAACCGATGGTGCTCATGTAGATATCGACTTCGGAGTATTCCTCGAGCTTATCCTCTATCAGTCCGACCGTCTCTTCAGTATCGGAGAGGATGGCGTCCTGTGGCATTTCGACTTCAACCATCAATGTACCTTCGTCACTCTCCGGCAGCAGGTCGATACCCTGGATATAGATGCCGATGGCACCGATGACCAGTATGAGTGCTGTCAGGAGCAGAACGAGCATGCGGTGGGCGAGTGTCCATCGGGAGAGCTTCCTGAGCCCTCTCATATAAGATCTGTTCTGGCGCTTCCTCTCTTCGTTTTCGTCCGGCGCCTTGAGGATTCGGCTGGCGATCATCGGTACGACAGTCAGTGCCACGAAAAGGGAGGCGAGCAGACTGGATACCACTGTGATGGCAAATGGTGTGAACAGCTGTCCGACCAGTCCGCTGACGAATACGACCGGCAGGAA
This genomic interval carries:
- a CDS encoding efflux RND transporter permease subunit, which translates into the protein MKLADFSIKRPKFTIVVMIILILLGAVSLTRLPLQLLPNVQPPIAAVATTYQGAGPEEVMEDVTEPLEAELSTLSGLSNISSQSQESSSIILLEFGYDMTIDEVENEITRTIENVNLPDQAGDPSFLEFDITMFPSMTLAVTSENESVSEFQGQVDDLIGELENINGVASISETGNITEEIAVTLDTEALEEYQMGQSDVAGIIEANNISIPNATIVNEESQEAISTRTVSSIDGVEALQELVLIDLPEDAGTVTLDDVADVAINEQDNNVITRLNQDDAMQIEMSLSSDANASTVNSEFRSVLEEQLDTEEFENLTVETLYDEGEYIDVAVNSVYLSLISGAILAMVVLFAFLRNLKSPLIIGIAIPFSVITTFALLYFTDISINMMTLGGLALGIGMLVDNAVVVIENIYRHLSMGKTPRQAASDGAKEVAAAITASSMTTAAVFLPVVFVSGLVGQLFTPFAITVVSSLLASLFVALTVVPMIASRILKAPDENEERKRQNRSYMRGLRKLSRWTLAHRMLVLLLTALILVIGAIGIYIQGIDLLPESDEGTLMVEVEMPQDAILSDTEETVGLIEDKLEEYSEVDIYMSTIGSSSTMSPVDESNVGNVMATLVDAGERNVTTNEFIREIESEIENVDQSADISVNPMSQAGTGSNPNTLTLNVADENSDRLKESEDIIIEALEDDGEIEDVTSSRETMIEELQVRVDRAAARENGLQPAEIGTSIYEATNGVSASTVDEGDDYLTINVKYPESVLSSVDAFQNIQIANSQGEYVSVGDVAELEEAEMLPLINRDDQRETSELTVSYSSDMSLNEAGSHVESIVDDADFSDETETSIGGDLEMLTDAMPQLVLAIALGIIFIYLVMVAQFESFKHPFVVIFTLPLSIIGVMFSLLITNNPLSLIAFVGIILLLGIVVNNSILLVDYINQQKEKGMPVLEAIEKSVQDRFRPIVITALTTALGMLPLAIGIGEGAELIAPMGIVVIGGLVSSTFLTLFIIPIIYSYFDSETRKMNKKYMTPEGEIITQKEIDAQKREEEAAQPENEYDYNSDVTKSEAPDYDAPKVYEDTSSAESRDTERDYIEEMERLIDKMKNDRRKE
- the pruA gene encoding L-glutamate gamma-semialdehyde dehydrogenase, giving the protein MIPYKHEPFTDFSKEENRKKLEEGLNTVKGYLGQDYPLIIGGEHVMTDDKKESYNPANKQETIGNLSQANQEHAQKAMDVALETFESWRKYPFEFRSDVLFKAAAIIRKRKFEFTALLVKEGGKPWKEADADTAEAIDFLEYYGRNHLKLRDGEHVESRAGEYNQFHYIPLGVGLVISPWNFAFAIMAGTTAASMVTGNTVLLKPSSRTSVIAYKFVEVLEEAGMPKGVVNFIPGSSRDIGDYLVEHKDTRFISFTGSRDVGTKIFEKAAVVQEGQTHLKRVIAEMGGKDTIVVDSDADLELAAEAIVYSAFGFSGQKCSACSRVIALEDIHDELLEKVVEKTKDLKVGNPESNVDVGPVIDDSSLEKIKKYIEIGKEEGKLEVGGNTENETGHFVYPTVFSGLKHDDVVMQEEIFGPVVGFATAKDFDQAIEYANATDYGLTGAVITQNRHHIEQARRDFHVGNLYFNRGCTAAIVGYQPFGGFKMSGTDSKAGGPDYLALHMQGKTSSEQL
- a CDS encoding Glu/Leu/Phe/Val family dehydrogenase yields the protein MSEKSNLITSTQAIIHEALDKLGFDEGMYELIKEPMRLLKVRIPVRMDDGSVKVFTGYRAQHNDAVGPTKGGVRFHPDVNEEEVVALSMWMTLKSGIVDLPYGGGKGGIVCDPREMSIAEVERLSRGYVRAISQIVGPTKDIPAPDVFTNSQIMAWMMDEYSMIDEFNSPGFITGKPLVLGGSQGRDRATAMGVILCLEQALEKRDKKMDDIRVVIQGFGNAGSFLAKILSDKGAKIVGISDANGALHDPDGLDIDYLLDRRDSFGMVTNLFDDVLAGDELFDIDCDVLIPAAIANQITEKNADNIKADIICEAANGPTTKEATRILTDKGVLIVPDVLASAGGVTVSYFEWVQNNQGYYWDEEEVNEKLEIKLKKAFNEIYDLHEKRHIDMRLAAYIIGIKRTAEAARYRGWA
- a CDS encoding Glu/Leu/Phe/Val family dehydrogenase is translated as MTEKSNLITSTQSIIHQALDNLGYDEGMYDLIKEPLRVLKVRIPVEMDDGSIEVFTGYRAQHNDAAGPTKGGIRFHPDVTEDEVVALSMWMTLKAGIVDIPYGGGKGGVVCDPRVMSTRELEGVARGYVRAVSQIVGPTKDIPAPDVYTNAQVMAWMMDEYSVKNSDDPFEFITGKPLAVGGSKGRETATAMGAVICVEQAMEKRGIPIEEARIVVQGFGNAGSYISKMLYDKGAKIVGISRSSRALYNPEGIDIDYVINNREKVDLADHMSVSVLTNEELLEVDCDVLIPAAIANQITGLNAERVKADTICEAANGPTTEEATRILTEKGTLIIPDVLASAGGVTVSYFEWVQNKQGFYWEEEEIQELLEKKMKNAFDAIYRLHEARNMDMRLAAYTVGIKRTSEAVRFRGWA
- a CDS encoding ornithine--oxo-acid transaminase gives rise to the protein MTKSQEIIKQTEQYGAPNYNPLPIVISEAEGVWVKDPEGNKYMDMLSAYSAVNQGHRHPKVIQALKDQADKLTLTSRAFHSDRLGPWYEKVCKLSGKEMALPMNTGAEAVETAIKAARRWAYDVKGVEDDKAEIIAMNQNFHGRTLAAVSLSSEAEYRRGYGPLLDGIRLVDFGDIDQIKEAVSENTAAILLEPIQGEAGINIPPEGFLKEVRELCDEHNILFIADEIQAGLGRSGKMFATDWDDVKPDMYILGKALGGGVFPISCILADTEVLSVFNPGSHGSTFGGNPLACAVSEAALDVLLDENLVERSNELGEYFKSELEKIDTPLIKEIRGRGLFIGVDLTESARPYCEELKELGILCKETHDTVIRFAPPLVISKEDLDWALERVKQVLSK